The following proteins come from a genomic window of Caloenas nicobarica isolate bCalNic1 chromosome 24, bCalNic1.hap1, whole genome shotgun sequence:
- the LOC135997992 gene encoding feather keratin 1-like yields MFCYNQCLPCQPCGPTPLANSCNEPCVLQCQDSRVVIQPSPMVVTLPGPILTSFPQNTAVGSSTSAAVGSILSSQGVPINSGGFGLSGLGSGICGTRRCLPC; encoded by the coding sequence ATGTTCTGCTACAACcagtgcctgccctgccagccctgcggcCCAACCccactggccaacagctgcaatgagccctgtgtcctgcagtgccaggactccaGAGTCGTCATCCAGCCCTCTCCCAtggtggtgaccctgcccggccccatccTCACGTCCTTCCCGCAGAACACCGCCGTGGGAtcctccacctctgctgctgttggcagcatcctcagctctcaGGGAGTGCCCATCAACTCCGGGGGCTTTGGCCTCTCTGGCTTGGGCAGCGGCATCTGTGGCACGAGGAGGTGTCTCCCCTGCTAA